The Capra hircus breed San Clemente chromosome 25, ASM170441v1, whole genome shotgun sequence genome has a window encoding:
- the PRRT2 gene encoding proline-rich transmembrane protein 2, translating into MSHPKAKETPTFLPFPQRQSKAGPETGASLSWAAALKATSSLLTPSLSPPLAGFAAVFTAVPSFPQRPSPLSCLKMAASSSEISEIKAVEEGPQTQGEGPGHSEGQTGSPQVPAGVSDEPETLQPGPDVMGAPVDSEPKVGLAPETTETPTGAPEAAQARDLSSNPGGEAKANSSTEETCQELASKPEVSKEATADPESNLESAAPLEPASEPAPQPEPQLDPQPEPQPASQSTSTPALQPEPPTQEEPTFEILSENMGEKQENGAVVPLQAGDGDGEEGPAPQPHSPPSTKTPPANGAPPRVLQQLVEEDRLGKAHSGHSGSPRGSLSRHPSSQLAGSGVEGGEGTQKPRDYIILAILSCFCPMWPVNIVAFAYAVMSRNSLQQGDVDGAQRLGRVAKLLSIVALVGGILIIIASCVINLGVYK; encoded by the exons ATGTCCCACcccaaagcaaaggaaaccccaacttttcttccttttccccagaGGCAGTCCAAGGCTGGCCCTGAGACAGGAGCATCGCTCTCTTGGGCTGCAGCGCTGAAAGCTACCTCTTCCCTCCTCACACCAAGCCTGTCTCCTCCTCTTGCAGGATTTGCTGCTGTCTTCACCGCCGTTCCATCCTTCCCTCAGaggccctctcccctctcctgtcTCAAGATGGCAGCTAGCAGCTCTGAGATCTCTGAGATTAAGGCCGTAGAGGAGGGTCCCCAGACCCAGGGAGAAGGGCCTGGCCATTCTGAAGGCCAAACTGGCTCTCCCCAGGTCCCAGCTGGGGTCTCAGATGAGCCAGAGACCCTGCAGCCAGGCCCAGACGTCATGGGGGCCCCTGTGGACTCAGAGCCCAAGGTTGGGCTGGCTCCAGAAACCACAGAGACCCCAACCGGGGCCCCTGAAGCAGCTCAGGCCAGAGACCTCAGCTCAAACCCAGGAGGGGAAGCAAAGGCCAACTCCAGCACTGAAGAAACATGCCAAGAGCTAGCATCCAAACCCGAAGTGAGCAAAGAGGCCACTGCAGACCCGGAATCCAACCTGGAATCCGCAGCCCCGCTTGAGCCAGCCTCAGAGCCTGCCCCCCAGCCAGAACCCCAGTTAGACCCCCAGCCAGAGCCCCAGCCAGCTTCCCAGTCCACCTCCACACCAGCCCTTCAGCCAGAACCCCCTACCCAGGAGGAGCCCACCTTTGAGATCCTGAGCGAGAACATGGGAGAAAAGCAGGAGAACGGGGCAGTGGTTCCCCTGCAggctggtgatggtgatggggaAGAGGGTCCAGCCCCCCAGCCTCACTCACCACCCTCCACAAAGACCCCCCCAGCCAATGGGGCCCCACCCCGtgtgctgcagcagctggtgGAGGAGGATCGACTAGGAAAGGCTCACAGTGGGCATTCAGGATCTCCCCGAGGAAGCCTGAGCCGCCACCCTAGCTCCCAGCTCGCAGGGTCTGGGGTAGAGGGAGGTGAAGGCACCCAGAAACCTCGGGACTACATCATCCTCGCCATCCTGTCCTGCTTCTGCCCCATGTGGCCTGTCAACATCGTGGCCTTCGCTTATGCTGTCATG TCCCGAAACAGCTTGCAACAGGGGGACGTGGATGGGGCCCAGCGTCTGGGTCGCGTGGCCAAGCTCTTAAGCATCGTGGCACTGGTAGGGGGGATCCTCATCATTATCGCCTCCTGCGTCATCAATTTAGGCG tGTATAAGTGA